The sequence below is a genomic window from Coffea arabica cultivar ET-39 chromosome 4c, Coffea Arabica ET-39 HiFi, whole genome shotgun sequence.
atttcttggcatCAGTATATGAGCATCACCTGCCaattaatttagaaaatttctagacagagatattgcaaagaacagaagtcagggcttccggcttttgtaatggagtCAGGTGAAATGCTaagaaaggttaaggcttgaaagcggatttcaaaagcggtttcAATGATttgagatcgcattattgcgccaaccctattttagggttcaATCAAAATTGCCCCAGTTATTTTCAATCGaggctcttttctctttcattttgttctctttttcggccttctgccattcttttgaactttcaaaaatttgccccagtttatactcaaccgaggttctctttccttcttttcttttttcctgctTTTGTTGATTTATTACTTTTCAGCTCTTgagacttttctttccttttcaactcaaacttgccccagtgtggggtttgcgatcctcaggggttgccaaacgaagtattttattctgaaggctcaaaagggataactagggataaaatgttccaatggaaaagaagaaggcctgacttttattccgttcttTACAATAATTCAGAAAAGAAACTTTCATTATCGCGAAATTTCtcgcatgtatctgaattaattgattgagGAAGACTCTTATTCATCTGTATCTGTGAAGCATAGGTGATCcgccggacaaaactcttccttttcttttctctttctttcttttcttttcttctctttttttttttcaaaattgaagcccaggtaggatcaaatttctccaatttgcaattctctcttttcctttaattttagcaattttgcttttctctttcttttgaaaaattttccaatctccctccccaatgtggggtgcgatcgtaAGTGCCTTGTGAAAAGAACCATCGATTTTAGTTCAAATGATGATGCAAGGGGTAaaacagtgtttaggttgtagaaacgatggccaaagcatcattcttacgcttcatgacaaccaaagtaacgaattgcTCAATGAAAATCCAttctcttttgatatttgaaaattttccaatgtaaggtaatgatcattaaggctcttctttgaaacaaaattattctttcaaaggctcaaatgagagagcaaatgataaaatctgtatgggtagagaaacgaacgctaggagtatcattccaaattttcaaaacaaacaagaataatgcacctttttgctttcactgagaTGTGAGTTGAATCTATTTAGACACAGTAGccatttttcaagcaaagagtgccccaatttgcaatttatcaatcaatgtgactgattttatttcttttgggtgcttttgtgaaggagaaaaggtatctcattgggccttttgagtgaccgatCAGTTTGAGTGGCTTCTTTTAATTCCGggcactcttattgtacagtttggatcacTAATCTTGTGAATTGCCAGGCAAAGAAATCTCAacttggtcttatttcttaaaattcatcatgaaatctctaatGAGCAAGATACAAAAtcaaatgtacatgaatatacacaaaacaataattgttcAAAAACTTTACtgtgaaaaagtttaaaacaaaacttctcgttcaattataatataaatgagaagaaaaacttctaaagagctccacatatatacactttttgactctctttcttttgggacaaaaatgtattaacaagtcaaatatacagaatttttctttgaaaaacaattatgaaatctctcagaggctttagcttAGCCTTCAGATGGatcttccatgttttcattgtaggatctgcccaagaatcaaataatactggTAGTTCTCAAATTTTAGCAgacatagaaaaatattttcaccttattaaaacatttttatgaatgcagggaaggggagaaacaaaagaaaaataccccgagttagtaagTAAAActacaaaatcggtatgcatgtcttatgggggagcccttttatgccaagggtaagcctagtatgaaaatgcaatcctctagggtaggcactataccatacctgacgaatccgatcaactgattgagtgaaaaaaaataatttgaaaacttggccaattggagtgagaagagacatttgtcttaaaaatgaggacaaagtccgaatggattgcttgttttgatCGACGCATGATGTGCAAAAGAGCTTGCTCTTGAAAGGGTTGCAATGTTTCGACcaatttattcagtgaaccttagacttaaaccctaaaagggAATAAGCGGGTCAAatggataggatgaaattgttgatttattcaaaattgactagattaccttaaaaagggtaaaatggtcaaatgcattgaatgaaatttgattatttattcaaaaatcgaccagatcaccctaaaaagggtaaattggtcaaatgaattgaataaaattaataatttattcaaaaatcgaccaaatcacccaaaaagggtaaattagtcaaatgaattgattgaaattgatgatttattcaaaaatcgaccaaatcaccctaaaaagggtaaattggtcaaatgaattgaataaaattgatggtttattcaaaaatgggttgaattgtctacccattgataattttcaaaaattcattgtgatgcattagtctatgagcctcctaaaaatcaaaatttggcctcaataCATTTATTGTCTCAagaatgaggaatcatttgtgaatttctttaagtcaatgtcctttaagcaagggatttttaccaaccatgttaaaaaatggccaaaacatgattgttagatgctcatattctaatgcgtAAAGATTGCTTTGCCGTCTTCGAAAAGAGCGGGTCCTACCTTACCTCGTACACTACCCCTTCAAataatacaaaaaatataaacatgcacgtctcattggattatatatccgagacacagggcggtttaatcctagcacgggatcccctaaatggcattcccttctagggtttatgcatgatgccatttattaaagcaataaaacatgcaatttaaatggaaacgtgacctaaggagcccTTTATATGCCAGGataggcctaaaatgatatgccaTTAATTTACGAATGgaatataccaaaatttctaaacgtgcaatagcctatctataagggtaggtcctaaaagaggatcatgccagacctcttatttcctaatgtttgtgaatgcaaaagacaagagacaaggaaacgtcagttcaacacataatcacataacacattggacaattagatgatataaagcaacaaagataaataaggaaagaggggtagaatccctcccctcgtgcttAGTGTccttaatagggtaaggtcgactctaccctaagcaattctaatatggatgcatgaggtttggttcactaatgcatctaaactcgataaggcttcggctcccaagccttcagacctaaaggcgaagggtcatcactcccagggccttcggtcggtggttcgagtgatcccttaggtagcgctatgggcacagagcacaccatccgcctacgcaaggcaatcgatcctaatcctacaaggaggtgTGAGAGACGcccacgaaaaagaaaaaagatggggTAAATAAGactatgcatgcacgtatgaggtgCTTTCTTATTGAGGGGAGGGATTGTACCATTATATGCGGTCGAAGGTTCTAGGGTGACTACTCCCTACCCAATAATGCAAGCGCGATACAAATAATTCATCCATTCATTACATACATAGTGCGCGAGAAGCAATTGTACGCGTGATAGATGCAAAAACCCtaataaagagaaaaaagagaaaaaaggaaaagaagaatgcaACCTACTACttcaaatgtgatatatatgaaGGTTGAAAGTAGAAAAGGTCGACTAAATCGGATGCTCGGATGCtttaagtccccagtggagtcgccagctgtcgcgccccattttttaataagaaaaaaaagtaaacgAGTTtaggaaaaatggcttttgattcaatttttgattggacaatgaatttttgatttacaaagagaatgaaaaacatgggtctaaatgtgACTTGAGAATGCgacaatttgacccaaaaatatagtctaaaaaagggtttttgagtgaaaaatggagtcgccacttggtataaaattaaggtgtaccaaatcgcctaaaaatgaatttttaaagaaaaaatagaaaaaccctttttaaacgactccaagtctacgcaAATCAGAGAacaagattcgggagtcacatttgaagaaagggaaggcaaggataagaatccaaggcaccctttcaacctagccaaggctagttgcgcgatttagtcaaagattttcttattttttaggGAATTTCGCCAATTTGATCCCTAAACATTTTCACTTAAACCAATTTCGTCcttaatgaaatattttaaccAATTTAGTCCTTGAACTAGTTTTTTACTTCCAATGTAGGACTTTTGACAACATTTTACTCACTTCGCGTGGACCAACAGGGGTATAATTGTCACACTTGCTTAATCTGCTGCAATTATTCGAAAGACATTCCCGCCAATGCGATTCAGTTGCAAATCTTCCAAGCCTCTGCAACGCTTCTGTCTCCCCTCCGACAAGAGAGGCACTTGCTGCTGGCTTTCCATTCTGCCAGGAGGTAAGTTTGCAATAAAAAAATGAGTAAAACAACATGCATTCCATCTGCCCCCAGTATCCCCAACCCgtacaaatttttcttttttttttttatacagaAACAGTTCCATATTACTAAATGCTCAATAGCCAGTTTTAGACAAGTTCGGAGTTCATCATTATTGAGGTTTGATTTACACCATGGATCCAAGTAAATAAATTTGCTCCGCAGCCCCACTCTATTCCCAAAATCCAAGCACAGTCAAGAATAAGCCCCCGTTCAAATAGACATTAGAAAGAAGCATAGACTGTCTAAACTCTTGAGACCCAAATCAACCAAGGACGGAATCTCCCCAGGCTCCACATCTCCCTTAGCAGGCAATCCTTTCACCTGATCCAGGGCCTCTATTGTCTTCCTAACCTCCAGTCCCTGCACTTTCTCCTTAAACCCGCCGTAGTTAGTCGGCATTTCCGTCAATTTAAAGGGCAAATCGTCAATATGATACAATGTGCTTCCCCAAAAGTACTTAACCTCCACTCCTTCCTCTTTCAACACCGCCTCGATATTATCCTCCGCCTTCACCTCGTCATGCGATACCTCCCTGTGGGCATACACAGCTTCCGCCCCAACGGCCTGCGCCAGCTCCACCAGTACAATCTCTGGCTTCCCAATTCTCACCACAAGATCAGACCCCTTAGCCTGCAGAGTTTTTCTCAAGTCGGCGAcggattcaagcaagaaagtggCCCTAAACGGGCCAGTCTTATCGAACCCAGAAGAGGATTTCCCGTAGTCCCTCGGGTCGAAACAGTAGACGGGCAAGACTGACATGGACTCGTTGTTGGCAGAGTTGAGGCACTCATTGTCGTGTACCCGAAGGTCGTTGCGGAACCAAACGATTGAAGCACTGCGGAGGGTGGCGGCGTCAGAGGGGTCAGAAGGGTGGCGATCTTTTCCATGTGGAATCTATAAGTACtttaacaaaaatttcaacatcCCCTAACCTGTTCATGCCCCATCCCTGCTATACAATGCTGCCAAATTAAACCCTCCCTCCCTCAACCCCTTCCATTATCAATGCTTTTATCACCATTCCAACACACTAATGGCAGTCAACTCAAGCCCCTCATGCATACGGTTGATGAGGTTTATGTTTGAAGTGCAGACTTACTTGATCTTGTTGATGACTCCACTTGATCGTTGCCATCCTTGTCAGAATCGCCATTGTCCATTGCCTCTGATGGTCGCATTCCGTGTTCAATTCTGGCCTCCATCATCCGTTCACCTCAGCCCTAGTTCTAATCCCAATTTCCCCCAATTTTGTTCTGTTTTCCAAGGTTAATCGCATTGGCGGAGAATGTCTTTCGAATAATTGCAGCAGATTAAGTAAGTGTGACAATTATACCCCTGTTGGTCCACGCGAAGTGAGTAAAATGTTGTCAAAAGTCCTACATTGGAAGCAAAAAACTAGTTCAAGGACTAAATTggttaaaatatttcattaaggacgaaattggtttaagtgaaaatgtttagggaccaaattggcGAAATTCCCTattttttaacctaaagatttatcacatttggatgtactatatgaatgcctACCCTAGATCTAGGAGGGAATCGgagggtcgaaatgtatcttcaaagcttatttggtaccaatcacattaattgtgacgcccaataaagactctttgaagaagtcacgaataatgcaggtcatgagactcgaaagaaaggaaaagtaaagaaaatattaatatatcaatgtgtatgacctaaaggaatgcatcataatgggtgcgggggacttatactcgtgactttcaatgtttcctttaatagagggaatacgagcgtgttaATGCTAgggaagccaaactcgtccatatcccatatccaatggattttcctagtctaatcaagcaaatgtactaacctagatctaatgcttagatgaaatgcaagtctaatgtcatatTTCATACAAAGaggtaagtaatatacatataagggaaaatatgggggaagagatatacgtataaggagggatgtcatgcaaaaaatgataaaagaccctaaaaagtgaaaaatatgcatgagaatgtaatgtagccatacaaacatgatctagcgtaggaagtccctaagggtctagcattggatcAGCCCATGTCTACAATGtcccactagcattggactagtaagaaaagtcggaacaaaaggccacaactagcgttggactagtgtggattcgagaaatggaccacaactagcattggactagtgtggtgacgtcacacatcggttacaatcaaataaatcatgtaagacctaataaaagcatgtaagcacataaatcacatatagcacataacacataagcatgatatctagatgcaagaccctaagaaagcggtaacacatagcacatagacatgcaaaacacgcataagacaaataaagcaaataaagccctaactattacattcgggggaagcctactacaatctaagaaggGGAAAAGGACTTATAAAAgtaaatcctaactattacattgacTAGCTAAGACATATCTTCAAGAGAGGCGCcaaaacctagctattacaaattggggttcaaatgccctcgaatgacttgccaattaaagatggctaaataaaaagaaagtgaaacaggcaattaaacattaaaaaggcgaattaaagcatgcatattcacacatagcacgtaggagcacgtaggagaaataaaatcaagaagacagaggttacctcccttgcaatggtaatgaaatgaaggaaatattagcttcaaaacaacaaaaagggtcaaggcaccaattaaatagtaacgtataaacaaaatcaccaaatccctcccaattgcaacttaaataaaatcaaataatgcataatttccaagaaaaactgaattattgatcaaatttctagaatagaaaaactaccaaggaccccagttgcaaatattaaccaatcacACAAACCCAATTAACATATTTTGGGAAATTCATGGgtccaagagaaaagaaagggtcaagtaatgattgaaattgcaattattttaggatcttattgcaagaaattaaaacataattgggccatagtaagATAAAGGGaaacttggggggccaaagcgCAATTTTTGGAACATTTTCCATGCAAAAAATGCATGCAGAGCTATGGTACATTGCCAACAAACAAGAAAACGCCTCTGATACAAGCTTTCTGCAATTAAGGGAAATCAACGCAGCTTTCATGTTTACCCACTGATTTCCAccctttgatcaaaatttttcaacCCAAACATTAGAACCTTAGTCTAAGAAACCAGATTAATAGCAACATTCAGCGTTCAGCCATACAAGACTCAAATTGAGATCATCCAAAGACaagttttccttcatttctggGTTCTTTACCGCAGCTTTGCAGCTTATTATTCTTGTCAATCAATCATGAAGGTAGTTAATATAGACTCATCAGCTAGTGCACCACTAATATACCAAACTCTAGTATAAAATCTGCTGAAGGTACAACGGAAACTCCACTGGATATATGGAGCTCAACATGGGAATAGCTTCCTGGAGCTCAACATGGAATCATTGAAAGCTACTCTATCCTATATCATTAGAAATCAAGTGAAAGGAAACATAAAACCCAAGGACAGAACGTTTCCTGGGCAAGATCAAACCAACATAGCAACGCCATACTTCATGCCAAGGATGATTCCAAACACATATATAGCAGAAAGAGATGCAAGACACTACGAACATCTACGGCCCACGATGCAACTGGAAGCAAAAATGTAGCATAGGCCTAAGGGGAGAAATTTAAGGCCAACATACACATGGCATATCCCACCCGATGTCAAATAAATCACGTTTCAAACAACCAAGAGTTCTAGCATCAAGACTGCTCCATTGcagcagaaaagaaaagagttcCAATCTTTGTTATGGCAACTCCCGGACCTTCAAAAATGATTCTAAATATTTAGAGTAGACTATGACCCAGACAAATCTTAAACTCACTCGAATACAACAGGTGAGAACCTAAAACCATGGAGGGAACGAAGATTTGACTAGCTTTTGTGGCGatcccacttccccctaaggcgaaccaaagggttggcgggccgtctgcccaactctcgccaggactcacgcaagcattctaacacAAATCCTTTCGAAGGATAACTTAATCTATGATAAAACAATTTTTCCCAAATAGGATCATCCTTAAatccacattaacttcagagatagcaatgATAAATTAGCCAGTCAAGGCTCTTAAACGTCCCACGTACTGCGTACCAAAGTATAAAGTCGTACCAATCCGGATAGATAAATACACAACTCTCTATTTcaaacttacaagccaagtaattgaattagggtttacacattttccagcttcaagtggcaacccaaaagaaaagggcattatctcaaataacacattacagcccacagaataagttatagtattcaaatacaatccaaaaggaaaacataagtaagcatccagctttcagtttccagaacctgttaaggaaaacaataaacgtggggtgagctaaagctcagtggtgccccaagaCATGCactcacataaatcaaacaacagataacaatttaaacaaatttaatcaattaagaaagcgtataactgtgacagccccacctcccctaaggtgaaccaaagaggttagcagactgcctgcccagctctcgccaggactaacggtgcaatataaagcgatctatcacgttctgaaacttataatgcgcgcaaacaaggcaaaagggcaaaataacccaaaataaaagaaatgaaatccagagtcggccatgaatagtaaccgacccgtccgaaacccaaccaaacatcaaaatacatatacaacataacattaaccatttacaagccacaatggcatttaaaagtgatacacaagtcactacatatgtgggttgccaaaacaaaagtgaaaacgaccctaatgatacatttagggtcccactttatatacaatacaaaagaggcattcatctagtttattcggcaaccatttaacaaaattcattccaaaagagtcatattcctgtaaggaaaacaaaagaaacggggtgagctaaatgcccagtgagaatacaaccaccatagcaactaagatcacataagTATAACcattcagttcaagtatgcaaataagaagtaaatcagatcagtgaaaggatacggacggctctcaagagcccatttccacgcttatttcttgatc
It includes:
- the LOC113739088 gene encoding blue-light photoreceptor PHR2-like, with product MEARIEHGMRPSEAMDNGDSDKDGNDQVESSTRSNRHPSDPSDAATLRSASIVWFRNDLRVHDNECLNSANNESMSVLPVYCFDPRDYGKSSSGFDKTGPFRATFLLESVADLRKTLQAKGSDLVVRIGKPEIVLVELAQAVGAEAVYAHREVSHDEVKAEDNIEAVLKEEGVEVKYFWGSTLYHIDDLPFKLTEMPTNYGGFKEKVQGLEVRKTIEALDQVKGLPAKGDVEPGEIPSLVDLGLKSLDSLCFFLMSI